The window TTTACGTCACAAACTGGATTCACTTGTCGCATGAGATCAAGACACTATAAATAAAAGTGAATAATTTAAaggaaatttatcaaaaatatcatttttttaatttttttgcgattttattattttttgaaaaaaattgcaaaaatactaagtttttagaaattatttacaaaaatacggtCTGCAACTAGATATAACCAGATGCAATTTCACTTAACAAGCCTGCAAGGGTTGCAAATATGATTGCATCTAGTTGCAAGTTGCAagtatggttgcatatggttgcatacAGTATTTTCGtaaatttttcaaaagtatgatatttttgcaaaatagttaaaaaagatttagtatttttgcaaaaataattttgaacttaggtatttatgagaaaacctCTAATTTAAATAATGTTATTCTAAAAGATCTCAGcgctaatattttaaaaatcttttcaAACATGTTATTTTGTATTGTATAATATCTTTCAGGAAattgtataataaaattgattaaactaataaaatttaaCGACCAGTGAAAATTGAATGGACAATGCAGTGTTGTGTGCTCGAATATGATTCATTGATACAAGAAGACATTATGATGATTATGCATGTGTAGTAGGATTCCGTTGCaagttttgataaatttataatatcaagACTTAATTTGAATTAAACGAGCGTTTGAAATGGATGAAATACTAATTAAAATGGGTGAAATACTAATTTAAAGGAGCGTTTGAAATGGAtgaattttagatttttttttccttaaaaaaatgtaaatgataaatttttattttaaaaaaaacagaaaaataatttaaacaattttGTCTGTAACATAAAAATTAAGGTGACTAATAATTTAGAAGGCGCTAAGCATAAAGCTTATATAAAAAAGGAATTTTCAGCAGAGACATCTTCGCAAATGCTCTTGCTGCCTATAATTCTATGATCCACGGTGAGATGAGGTGTGCAGTTGTCAAGCTGGTGCCTAATTTAGGGGAACTAAATATTTAAGCACGTTTCCGGTTTAATCAAGATTctatatttctattttctatACATTCAAGGTGTACCTATCAAATTTAGACCTACTAATTTTTGACATATCTGCTATTCTTTTGCCAGCACAGTAATACAGTTTTACCTAATCTATCAGCCACAATTTCAACCAAGGTATTTGAATGTTTAAACAATTTCAAGCCTAACAGCTAGGCTTTGCCAACTTTAATCCTGTTCCAACAAGAATTTAAGACTTCAACAGCTAACCCTTCTCGCCATCCCATCCATAATCCAATTAAAGaaattaaatcaaagaaaaCTTGCTAAATATAGTTTAATAACACTGGCTTAAGAATAAGTTTCAAGTCATGAATGCAACTTCAATGCATGCATTACTAAACTTGAAACTTCCTTTGCTTTTTTAGGACTAAACATAGTTGTTAATACAGAGCATACAATGTATACTTAACTGGATGATCTAATGAATTGTTTATATGTGAATGCCGATGCTAGAGGAAGCATTGGTTTATCGATAATTTTGGGAAATAAGTTTGGTTCGAATCTTGAAATTTTGAGGTGATAAGACTTAGAAAGGTAGCTAAAACACAAGTGAGCCATGAATAATAATGTTATTGAGAATGGAACTGGAACAAATAACCTTACCACCATCGAAGAGCAGCTACAGCCTTTATTAGATGATCATCAGTTACCAGGTACCCAGGAAAAACCGCGAAAAACACCAGCTCAGAAGGTCATGCGAAAAACATTCAAGAGAACAGCACTCTTAGCCAATCTCCTCCCAACAGGCTCAGTCCTGgcgtttaatattttatctccTGCATTCACGCATGAAGGAACCTGTCCTACCGTTGTCAATAAAACCTTGACTCTAGTCCTTTTAGGCCTCTGTACCGTCTCTTGCTTCTTTCTTTGCTTCACGGACAGCTTCAGGGACGAAAGAGGGAAAGTCCGGTATGGAATTGCTACAATCAATGGGTTGTGGATTGTTGATTGTTCGGTGAAGGTTCCTCCTGAGGACGGAGAAAAGTATAGGATCCGATTTCTTGATTTTGTCCATGGCTTCATGTCGATGCTGGTTTTTGGAGCAGTGGCATTGTTTGATCAGAATACAGTAAAGTGTTTATATCCAATGCCAACAGAAGAAGAGAAGGAGCTACTCGCGACATTGCCCCTTGCAGTAGGTCTCATTTGCAGCATGTTCTTTATTTGTTTTCCAAGCCAGCGGCATGGAATTGGATTTCCCCTTTCTCGACATTAGAGGAGAGAAGGATTCAAATGTATTTCAGGAAAATGTGAcatatatgatccaaaattataatatattttcatgaacTGCGACATCAATTGCAAATATAGAGATGATCATTTTATAGAACCTACAGGATTGAAACTATGTTTAAATATTATGCAAAAACACCATAATCTTATGAAACTGGACAAAAGTAATTTATAATACTTCCACCATACCTTTGAATTTTTAACTCCGTGATCCAGGGTTCACATCTATCAACATATTAGCCTCGGGTTCTACTTTCTCAAGCTCATCCATGCTTCATCTTCATCTACAAAGACCTTCCTGTGTACACcaaaatgtaaatgattctaCATTTCATGCTTAGCAATATGCAATGtggattttatttattcatcttctacatattattattacaccaaaataaaattcaaattcataaatAGCTAATATAGTTGGAATCATTTGGCGAAAGTTATTATTGTTTAACTATGTCATCCCATGTAAAAGGCTTAGTGTTTTATTCCCTAAATCGCGAAGCCAGAACATAACAAGCCAATACAGTAACCTTAGTGGCATAGAGGTTCAATAAAAGGTATGGAACAGTAGCCCACGCTATATAGGCTGTAAAAGTGTAACATAAGGCCGGAGAGCACAATGATGCAgagtgaaagaaaaacaaaattattcagATACACATCTTGTATTAATTACTTAAAACAAGGAGTAAACTGAAAGGTTGCAATTTGAAAGGTATAATCCTAGATAATGAGAAAGAACTTGAGCGTAAATTCGGGTTCATATTTGTGAAGGACAGAAGGAGTCACGTGTGCTGAAAATTCATCAAGAAATACAACAGAAAATAACATGTGTGCCACGGTAGGTACATTACAGTAAACTAACGTAAACATCACTTTTATATCCAATTAACTAAAGATATTAATAACCTGTTCTAACTGCCGGATGGCTCTTCAATTCATTCTATTGTTGCTTGTTAATTTTTGAGATGAGTCGCTTCAGTTCTAAATTCCTCAAGCTCAACCTTCATTTTATGATTTTCAGACTCTATTTCAATCAATTTTTACATGTTTCTCCTGCATAAAGTATAAACCAAAGGCATGTTTGTCAGCAAGCACATCTCTAATGCTCGGGGGATCTGAATTCTGTAAGCCTAGGCATACTTGTTGTGATTACAAAATCActgaaagaaaatcaaaaataaataaaaataccaataattatattaacatacCAATTGAATCTATGCATATAGTGATTACAACCTAGTTTAGATATACTCGGTTCATTATTCAAAAGCCTGCTGAGCTTAACCATACCTGTGAATTTTTTACTCCGTGGTCCTGGAAACCTGATTTGAGAGGTGTTTCAAATTAGCATCCACTGGCTCACATCTATCAACAATTTCAACTTCAGTTTCTTCTTTATCAAGTTCATCCATCCCAGAGTATAATTTATCTTAATCTACAAGACTTTTCCTGGGAAACcaaaatgtaaatgattctaTATTTCATGATCAGCAATAACCGCAATGTGGATTTTGTATATTTATCTTctacataacagaataatacaACCAAttagatttcaaattcataaatAGCTAATATAGTTGGATTTTCATTTGGTGAAAATTATTATTGCATTTGACTATGTCAACCCATGTAAAGGTTTAGTGTTTTATTCCCTAAACCGCAAGGCAGAACTTAACAAGCAAATACAGTAACACTAGTGGCATAGAGGTTTTAGTAAATTAAAGGTATGGGACAGTAGCCCACACTATATAGACTGTAAAAGTGTAACATAAGGCTGGAATGCACAATGATGCCgagtgaaagaaaaacaaaattattagatATACATCTTGTATAAATACTTGAAAACAAGGAATTACTTAAAAGTTTCAATTTGATAGTTATGATCCTAGATTATGAGAAA of the Daucus carota subsp. sativus chromosome 4, DH1 v3.0, whole genome shotgun sequence genome contains:
- the LOC108216391 gene encoding protein DMP7, which produces MNNNVIENGTGTNNLTTIEEQLQPLLDDHQLPGTQEKPRKTPAQKVMRKTFKRTALLANLLPTGSVLAFNILSPAFTHEGTCPTVVNKTLTLVLLGLCTVSCFFLCFTDSFRDERGKVRYGIATINGLWIVDCSVKVPPEDGEKYRIRFLDFVHGFMSMLVFGAVALFDQNTVKCLYPMPTEEEKELLATLPLAVGLICSMFFICFPSQRHGIGFPLSRH